Within Parabacteroides pacaensis, the genomic segment AAGCTGGGCGTAATTGGACTGAGGACCGAAAGCTATATTAGACAGATAATAACGTGGCGGAGTACGGCCTACAAAATTAGAAACCATTTCTACTTCTTGATGATTACGCACATAATCTGCCATTTCACCTACGATGCGATCTGTTTCATAAATATTCGTACCTTCCGGCAACCACATATCCATCGTGAAATATTGCTTCTCCAGTGCCGGAACAAATACCTTCGGAATAAACTTGAAACTCCATGCCGAAAGGACCAACATCACCGCTAATGAACCGACTGCCAGCAAACGGTGGCGTAGTACCAGACGGAGGGAATTGCGAAACTTATTATAATATTTACCATGGAACAACCCTTCTTTCAACTCGTCCGGTCGTGGACGATGTACAAATTCTTGGATAAAGAACGGGGTTTGCGTCAATGCAAATATCCAACTGAACATCAAAGAAACACCGATGACAATGACTAAAGAAGATAACAATTCGCCCGTAATGTGGGGAGAATAATAGATAGGAAGGAAAGTCAATATGGCAATGACTGTCGCTGCCAACAAGGGAAGTGCAGTGGATGAGCAAGCTCGCATGATAGCAATGCGTTTACGCATGCCACGTTCCATATTGACCAATGCAGAATCGGATACCACAATAGCGTTGTCTACCAGCATGCCCATAGCTATGATAATAGCAGCCAACGACATACGCTGTAAAGCAATGCCGGATGCCATCATAACAATCAAGGTAGCAAAAATAGAAAATACTAATCCGCTACCTATTAGCAGACCGTTTTTAAAACCAATAAAGAACAACAGAATGGCAACAACGGTGAGTACGGAAATAAGTAAGTTCAAGATAAAACCTTGGTTAGCTACATCCGATTCATACCCTTGGTCATAGATAGAAGTCAGTACGAAGCCTGCGGGCATCGTTTCTTTAAACTTACCTAACCTTGCTTGTACGGCTTTTGCCATATCTACCACATTACCCGTGGGAACAGTAGAGATGGCTATACCTACTGCCGGACTTCCGTCTATCCGCATAATGTTACCCGGAGGAGCTTGATAACTCTCTTCGATACGGGCGATATCAGCTAGCCGGAAGTGCTCGCCGGTACGTGACACGATTGTCAGTTCACGAATATCATCCGGTGAATAGAAATTACCGGTTGACTCAATGCGGATACGGTTGTTTCCGCTATTTATTCCACCTGCATCCACAACTTTATTTTGCGCTTCAAAAGCACGGGCAATGTCGGCTGTTGTTATTTCGCTTTGTGCCATAACTGCCGGACTGATCGTTACGTCAATGGTGGGTGTCTGAACACCATAAATTTCTACTTTAGCTACATCTTTTACTTTCAGCAACTCATTCTTGATGAGTTTGGCTTCATCTTCTAACTCGCGGAACGTATAGTTATCGCCACTCAACCCATAGAATACACCAAGTACGTCGCCAAAATCATCATTGACAACAGAACTTCCTGCCCCGGCAGGGAGTTTTCCTTGTACATCATTCACTTTCCGACGCAGTTTGTCCCAAAGTTGCTGCATCTCGTCGGCACGTATTTCTTTCTTCACATAGACGGTAATCTTGGAGAGGCCGGTACGGTTTTCCGTTTTCAGGTAATAGAGTTCGCCCATAGACTGTATGGCTTCCTCCAAAATATCAGTTACCTGCGTCTGCACTTCCGATGGGGAAGCTCCCGGATAGGGGGTTAATACCAATGCCTGCTTGATGGTAAAAGGCGCATCTTCCAGCTTTCCCATCTTGACGTATGAAAACAATCCTCCTACCAATACCAACACCAGTAACAAGATGGTAACAGATTTTTTCTGCAAGAAATATTTAACGAACTTCATACGCTTCAATTTTTTTTAGAAGAGAGTTCCACTTGCATGCCATTAGAAAGAAACCGAAGTCCGCTTGCGGCAATCACTTCATTTTCTTCCAATCCTTCGGATATGACTACTTTTCCATCGGGAAGCAAATTGCCTTTGCTTACTTTCCGCAGGTTGACTTCTGCATTGTTCTCATTCACAACCCACACATAATCGCCTTCCGTAGGACGATAACACAGGGAGGATTGTGAAACTACCACCCCTTTACTCCCACTATCGGAAGTAATATTTAATCGTACTTTTCCGGACATTCCAGCCAGTAGTTTTCCTTCCGGATTGGGTAATAAGGCTGTAAGCAGATAAGAGAGGTTATTACGAGTAGTTCCTTTTGAAACTTCAACTATTTGCGCTTTATATTTTTTGTTAGGGTATAAGTCGAAACGAATCTCTACCGAATCGAGCGACTGTACACAAGCAGCCACTTCTTGGGTGACGTATGTTTCAATCCTCAACCGGTCAATATCTATAAAAGACAAGACGGGTTGTGTGGCTTTCACGTCTTGGAATTTCTCTATGTATACTTCGCCCACATAGCCGTTGAACGGAGCTGTCAACTTGGTATCTTCCACTTCGTAAGAAGCTATCTCAAAGGCGGTTTTAGCTGTAACATAGTCAGCTCTCACCTTTTCGTATTGGCTGGCAGATATGTTATTCTTCTCGTATAGTTTTTGTATGCGCCCAAACTCCGCTTCCATCTGTTTATATACCGCTTCGGAACGTTCCTTGCGTATGCAAAAATCACGAGGGTCAATCTCAGCAAGAATATTGCCTTGTTTGTAATAGTTTCCTGCAAAGACATCAAATCGGTCAATCGGACCACCTACACGGAAAGAAAGTTCCGAAGTACGATAAGGGCGAGAAATGAACGGATATTCCTGTTCGCTTTCTATAGAATACCCAACTGCTTTTTCGGTTTTGACAAGAACTTTGGATTGTTCCTTTTCTTTATTTCCGGAACAGGATACGAGCAACATTAGTGTTACTGGCATCCATACAACTACATTTATTCTCATGTGCCTATTTGTAATTAACAGGCACAAAAATAGAGAATAAAGAATACCCGTTTATTTCTAATTTACCCAAGAAGGGAAATTGCGTTCTGAAGAAGGATTATTAAATGATGAATATTTATTTGCCGTCTCTTACCTACCGAGGATATCCGAAAGGGTACCCTCTTGTCCCTGCGATATACACATTAAAAATTAGCCATTTATACAAATCTAAAATATAACAATGCAACTGACTTCTATACTTTATTATAATAGAAACCATTTTGTCAGTTCTGATTGAGAAAAGGTCTTCCGAATTTTCTATGCATACACTAAACACAAAGTCACAAAGAAAGGGAGTTATTTATATTTCTCCGTTTCTTTGTGACTTTGTGTTTAGCTTATATTCTACCTTTCGATTATAGTAGAATGAGTACCTTATTTGCCTTCCGTCTGCCCTTTCCAATTATCCGTGCGGAAAGGAGAAGCCAGCCAGCCGTCGCTATTTACCAGGTTATTGTCGTAAGGATTGTTTGCCCAGCCGTAACGAACCGCTACCGGATTCTTTACTTCGTCACTGAAAACAACCACTTTATCTCCTTGTATATAGGCTTGCGCCCATACAAATTTCTGATCGTCTCCGGCAATAGCAAAGCCTTTCACATACTTGTATTTGCTCTTATCCTGCGTAGAAAGACCTTTGCCAGTATTGGTGAAAGATAAAATAATCTTATTTCCTTCCTTTGCCATAGACTGATATACGGGACCCGAACCTAGGATATCCTTTCCGTAAGCTATTTTTAATGCGTTGGCTGCCAAACGGATTCCTACATCTTTTTTGTTGCGGGGATGAATATCCATGGCTTCTCCGATATCGGTTATCACTGCTTGCCCGGTTTTAGGCAGCCTTAACGTCATATTCTGGGCTTCACGAAGCTCTGCCCAGTTGCTACCGCCCGGTTCTGCTTCTTCGGCCATAAAGCTTGCCAGTTGGACCCAGAGGAAAGGAAACTCGTAGCCCCATTGGTTGCGCCAGTCGTTGATCAGCAAAGGAAATAATTGACGGTAATGATAAGCTCGACCCGCATTGTTTTCTCCTTGATACCAGATAACTCCTTTTATGCCGTAACCAACCAGCGGATGAATCATACCGTTATAAAGCAAAGAAGAAAATCCGTTCGGCCCACCGCCGGTTCCTTTAAACTTGGAACTTAAAACGGAAGGTTTATAAGACCACTCGCCGGCAAGGGGGTATTTTTTACCACCTACTTCCAGGTAAGCTTGATCATCG encodes:
- a CDS encoding efflux RND transporter periplasmic adaptor subunit codes for the protein MRINVVVWMPVTLMLLVSCSGNKEKEQSKVLVKTEKAVGYSIESEQEYPFISRPYRTSELSFRVGGPIDRFDVFAGNYYKQGNILAEIDPRDFCIRKERSEAVYKQMEAEFGRIQKLYEKNNISASQYEKVRADYVTAKTAFEIASYEVEDTKLTAPFNGYVGEVYIEKFQDVKATQPVLSFIDIDRLRIETYVTQEVAACVQSLDSVEIRFDLYPNKKYKAQIVEVSKGTTRNNLSYLLTALLPNPEGKLLAGMSGKVRLNITSDSGSKGVVVSQSSLCYRPTEGDYVWVVNENNAEVNLRKVSKGNLLPDGKVVISEGLEENEVIAASGLRFLSNGMQVELSSKKN
- a CDS encoding efflux RND transporter permease subunit — translated: MKFVKYFLQKKSVTILLLVLVLVGGLFSYVKMGKLEDAPFTIKQALVLTPYPGASPSEVQTQVTDILEEAIQSMGELYYLKTENRTGLSKITVYVKKEIRADEMQQLWDKLRRKVNDVQGKLPAGAGSSVVNDDFGDVLGVFYGLSGDNYTFRELEDEAKLIKNELLKVKDVAKVEIYGVQTPTIDVTISPAVMAQSEITTADIARAFEAQNKVVDAGGINSGNNRIRIESTGNFYSPDDIRELTIVSRTGEHFRLADIARIEESYQAPPGNIMRIDGSPAVGIAISTVPTGNVVDMAKAVQARLGKFKETMPAGFVLTSIYDQGYESDVANQGFILNLLISVLTVVAILLFFIGFKNGLLIGSGLVFSIFATLIVMMASGIALQRMSLAAIIIAMGMLVDNAIVVSDSALVNMERGMRKRIAIMRACSSTALPLLAATVIAILTFLPIYYSPHITGELLSSLVIVIGVSLMFSWIFALTQTPFFIQEFVHRPRPDELKEGLFHGKYYNKFRNSLRLVLRHRLLAVGSLAVMLVLSAWSFKFIPKVFVPALEKQYFTMDMWLPEGTNIYETDRIVGEMADYVRNHQEVEMVSNFVGRTPPRYYLSNIAFGPQSNYAQLLIKCHSPREARDMHALLQDSIRLKFPEPLIKVNKFELSPLTEAMIEARFLGPDAAVLDSLVSVATEIMRRNPKATDVRNEWGNMTLVMRPVYDPVKAGALGITKAQMMQSVKSISDGLPVGIYRDEERKVPVLLKSENTDITDARSLENFSVWNGEHSAPLSQVTKGVETCWEWPQIRTYNRQLSMAAMCGVQPGHTMSEVHGEIRKEIEAMELPAGYTFFWDSQYKDQNEGLQALVKFFPLAFLMLIVILVALFGNFREPGIILCILPLSLIGVAIGMLLTGFDFGFFPIAGWLGLLGMIIKNVIVLLDEINIQRRAGIKPYTAIVEATVSRTRPVLMAATTTILGMVPLLFDIAFGGMAATIIFGLTFATLLTLFVTPALYSLFYKITEK